Proteins encoded in a region of the Candidatus Alcyoniella australis genome:
- a CDS encoding cyclase family protein produces MATTIDSSGWIDVTVGLRDKMPSWPGDPLVKISKVLDMDKGDRLNLTQIQISAHSATHMDAPRHFIRDGQSVDQAPLDVLIGRARVIEIADTESIKVEELRKHGVRKGERLLFKTRGGDQLWQRDSFATDYVYISDSAARMLAATEVRLVGIDYLSVEGFDCEDSPTHLALLGAGIWLIEGLDLSRVTQGEYEMICLPLKIVGADGAPARVLLRPVP; encoded by the coding sequence ATGGCGACAACGATCGACAGCAGCGGATGGATCGACGTAACCGTCGGTCTGCGTGACAAGATGCCCAGCTGGCCCGGCGATCCATTGGTCAAGATCAGCAAGGTTTTGGACATGGACAAGGGTGACCGGCTGAATCTTACGCAGATCCAGATCAGCGCCCACAGCGCGACCCATATGGACGCGCCGCGACACTTCATCCGCGACGGCCAATCGGTGGATCAGGCGCCGCTGGACGTGCTGATCGGCAGGGCCCGCGTGATCGAGATTGCGGACACCGAATCGATCAAGGTCGAGGAGCTAAGAAAGCACGGGGTGCGCAAAGGCGAGCGGCTACTGTTCAAGACTCGGGGCGGCGATCAACTGTGGCAACGCGACTCGTTCGCCACCGATTACGTCTACATATCCGATTCCGCGGCGCGCATGCTGGCGGCAACGGAAGTAAGGCTGGTGGGAATCGACTACCTGTCGGTGGAGGGTTTCGATTGCGAGGATTCCCCGACCCACCTGGCGCTGCTCGGCGCGGGGATTTGGCTGATCGAGGGGCTCGACCTGTCGCGCGTTACGCAGGGCGAGTACGAGATGATCTGCCTGCCGCTGAAGATCGTTGGCGCAGACGGTGCGCCCGCCAGGGTGCTGCTGCGACCTGTGCCATGA
- a CDS encoding MFS transporter encodes MNPDGERRNFLGGSLPLTGASFASMFFIGVALAIVGAAAKDVGLSPSQIGWLISTKYLGFLVAVLVSGWMADRYSKTRLLFVGSLLLSAAFSLFYLSPIFWVNLIVIVFVGLGAGTYEGVSDALLLDVHRRNPSRYIAVNHFFITFGMAAIALYLIFLQLDWRRSMVQAGVSVAVLAVFYLLARQRPRPARSPDLRRGYPSITHRRGLLLLFLATVPAAGVELGTVGVLTSFLVDLRGSSIQMAKIGLVIFLAGILAGRLLSGVLIRESMIVRYLQVALAACVVAFGVLYFVDLGRLTLVAVFLCGLAISAVSPLIFCLAGLRWCDDPGTVMALVKASVPGGGILLPLLIGVISSLASFSISLIVFPLASLASLVLLCVAVARLPEQKTA; translated from the coding sequence ATGAACCCAGACGGCGAGCGACGCAATTTCCTGGGCGGCTCGCTGCCGCTGACCGGTGCCTCGTTCGCCTCGATGTTTTTCATCGGCGTGGCATTGGCGATCGTCGGGGCTGCGGCCAAGGACGTGGGGTTGTCGCCCAGCCAGATCGGCTGGTTGATCTCCACCAAGTATCTGGGCTTTCTCGTGGCCGTGCTGGTCAGCGGCTGGATGGCGGATCGGTACAGTAAAACCCGCTTGCTGTTCGTGGGCAGCCTGCTGCTCTCAGCAGCGTTCAGTCTGTTTTATCTATCGCCGATTTTCTGGGTCAACCTGATCGTGATTGTTTTCGTCGGCCTGGGAGCGGGGACCTACGAGGGTGTATCCGACGCGCTGTTGCTCGACGTGCATCGCCGCAACCCAAGCCGATACATCGCGGTCAACCACTTTTTCATCACCTTTGGTATGGCCGCCATTGCGCTCTACCTGATCTTTCTGCAACTGGACTGGCGCAGGTCGATGGTTCAGGCAGGCGTATCGGTGGCGGTATTGGCCGTGTTCTACCTGCTGGCGCGACAGCGCCCGCGTCCTGCGCGCAGCCCCGATCTTCGCAGGGGCTATCCCTCGATTACGCATAGGCGGGGGCTGTTGCTGTTGTTCCTGGCCACCGTTCCAGCGGCGGGAGTCGAGCTGGGCACCGTGGGCGTGCTGACCAGTTTTCTCGTTGATCTGCGTGGTAGCTCGATCCAGATGGCCAAGATCGGTCTGGTGATTTTTCTCGCCGGAATCTTGGCGGGCAGGCTGCTCTCGGGCGTATTGATACGCGAGTCAATGATTGTGCGCTATCTACAGGTTGCGCTGGCCGCCTGCGTCGTGGCGTTCGGAGTGCTCTATTTCGTCGACCTTGGAAGGCTGACGTTGGTCGCGGTGTTCCTCTGCGGACTGGCGATCAGCGCGGTCAGCCCGCTGATCTTTTGCCTGGCTGGTTTGCGCTGGTGCGACGACCCAGGAACAGTGATGGCCCTTGTTAAAGCCTCGGTCCCGGGTGGCGGAATACTGTTGCCGTTATTGATCGGGGTGATCAGTTCCCTCGCGTCATTTAGTATTTCACTGATTGTTTTTCCGCTGGCCTCCCTGGCTTCTCTGGTGCTGCTCTGTGTGG